GTCCGTCGCGCAGCGACGGTGTGACTGTAGGCGGGGACTTCAGTCCCCGACCGCCCGTTCCATGATGCTTCGGGTACACCAACGATCGTGCAATCGCCCTGATGAGGCTACTACTCCACCACGCAGAAGGCGGCGTCGTACCCGTCATCCCGAGCGGAGCGAGCGTGCGAGCGCAGGCGAGGGATCTTCCCCTGGACACCCCTGCGAGGAAGATCCCTCCGCTCCGCTCGTTCCTCGCGTAGCTTGCCCTGAGCTTGCCGAATGGGGTCGGGATGACACACCCGTCACATCCAGTATGGTAACGTCCTACTCGGTGCCGAGGAACAGCCGCTCCTTCGCCCGCATCGGCTCCCACTCGCGGCGCTTCTGCTGCACCTCGGGCATCGCGCTGACCTCGGCTACGGGCACGTCCCACCAGGAGTCGTAGCCAGGGACACCCTCAAGGCGGTCGTTGCGGATGTAGATCACCGTTGTGCGCGTGTTCGTTTTCGCCGTCTGGAGCGCTGTTACCACCTCGTCGTAGGTGTAGCAGCGGATCACCTGCGCCCCGAGGCTCTCGGCGTTGGCGGCGAGATCCACCGGCAGGCGCTGAACGTGGTCGGCAAGCTCATCGCCGGGCAGGCTGCCCTCGTGCGGGAAGGCGTAGCGCGTGCCGAAGCCGCTCTGCCCGAGCGACCGGCTCAGCGCCCCGATGCTCTTGTACCCGTCGTTGTCGAGCAACACGATGGTCAGCTTCATGCCCTCCTGCACCGACGTCACGATCTCCGAGGAGAGCATCAGGTAGCTGCCATCCCCGACCATCACGTAGACCTCGCGGTCGGGCGCAGCCATCTTGATCCCGAGACCGCCGGCGATCTCGTAGCCCATGCAGGAGTAGCCGTACTCCAGGTGGTATTGCTTCGGGTGGCGGGTGCGCCACAGCTTATGGAGATCGCCAGGGAGGCTGCCGGCCGCGCAGACCATGATGGCATCGTGGTCGCCGTGCTCGTTGACCGCGCCAATCAGCTCGCCCTGGCTCGGCAGCGGCTGGTGACGGATGCCGTAGATGCGCTCAACCTCCGCCTCCCACTCGCCGTGCAGCGCTTCGGCCCGCCGGCGGAAGGCCGGCTCGACGCCGTGCCCGTCGAGCAGCGCGCCCAGCTCGTCCAGCGTGGCGCGGGCATCCCCGACCAGCATCAGCGCGCCGTGCTTGGCGGCGTCGAACTCGGCCACGTTGATGTTGATGAACCGCACGTCCGGGTTCTGAAACCCTGTCTTCGAGGCCGTGGTGAAGTCGGAGTAGCGCGTCCCGATGCCGATGACCAGGTCGGCGTCAGCGGCGATCCGGTTGGCCGCCAGCGTGCCGGTCGCGCCGATGGCCCCCAGGCAGAGCGGATGGTCGAAGCGGAGACCCCCCTTGCCGGCCATCGTCTCGCCGACCGGAATGCCCGTGGCCTCAACGAACTGGCGCAGGGCGTCCGTCGCCTCGCTGTAGATCACGCCGCCGCCGGCCACGATCATCGGCCGCCGCGCCGCGCGGATCCAGGCGGCGGCGCGTTCGAGGGCGCTCCGGTCCGGCCGATTCCGCCCGATGCGCCAGACCCGCTTGCCCAACAGCTCGGTCGGGTAGTCCCAGGCTTCGGTCTGGACATCCTGGGGCAGCGCCAGCGTCACGGCCCCGGTCTCGGCCGGGCTGGTCAGGGCCCGCATGGCGGCCGGCAGCGCCGTCAGCAACTGATCCGGCCGATTGATCCGATCCCAGTAGCGGCTGACCGGCCGAAACGCGTCGTTGACGGAGACGTCCTGCGAGGCCTCGAACTCCAACTGCTGGAGCACCGGCCCGACGTTTCGCCGTGCGAAGATGTCGCCGGGCAGCAGCAGGACCGGCAGGCGATTGATCGTCGCCGTGGCCGCGCCGGTGACCATGTTCGTCGCGCCCGGCCCGACCGACGACGTGCAGACCAGGGTCTGGAGGCGGTTCCTGGTCTTGGCGAACGCGGCGGCCGTGTGGACCATCGCCTGCTCGTTGCGGGTCTGGTAGTAGCGGAACGACGGCGACTGCTGGAGCGCCTGCCCGATCCCCGCGACGATGCCGTGCCCGAAGATGCCGAAGCAGCCGGCGAAGAACTGCTGCTCGACGCCGTCCCGCTCCACGTACTGCTGCTGGAGGTAGCGGATCAGCGCCTGCGCCATCGTCAGCCGCACCGTCGCGGTGGTCATGGTCGTGCCCCTCTGCGGCCTGAGTAGCTCAGCCTGAGGCTGACCCGTGCCGCTCCAGCAGATCGTACAGGCTGTCGCCCAGGATACGGCGCAGGTCCGCCGATGCGATGAAGTCGCAGTGGGTGCGGACGGCCTCCAGCGCCTGCTGATAGGTCATCGCCTTGCGCAGGACCGGGTAGTCCGAGCCCCAGTGCAGCCGCTCTGGCCCGAAATGCTCGTACAGCGCCTTGACGACCGGTCGGCAGGCGGCGTGCGGAAAGTCCCACCCGACAGGGTTCAGGTAGTGGAATCCGGAGAGCTTGACGTGGATGTTCGGCAGCGCCGCCGACTTCACGATCTCCCGCAGTCCCTGGCCGCCGTCCGGCCCCTCCGCGAGGCGCGCGCCGGCCATGTGATGGCAGAGGAAGTGGAGGCTCGGGAAGCGCTCGGCAAGCTGCCGCAGGACTGGCTGGAGGCGGGCCGGCATCGCGAAGCTGGCGATCTGGTTCAGGTCGACGGCGGCCTGGAGAAACGCCAGCCCTTCGTCGGAAAGGTACCAGGAGCCGTCGTCCTGCGGATCGAAGTAGTGGGTGAACCCGCGCAGGCCGTAGCGGTGGACGGCCTGTCGCAGCCGGTCGGCGGCCCCCGGCTGGTGGTACGTCTCCCACCAGCGGCAGTCCACATCCGCGAACTGGTAGAGCCGATCCGGGAATCGGCGGGCCTGATAGGCGATGTAGTCGTTGTTGTCCGGGTTGTGCTCGATCCTGGCGCAGATCACCACGGCCTTGTCGACGCCGTTCCGATCCATCTCCCAGAGCAACTGCTCGATGGTCCCGCGCGACTCGGGGTCGGGGACGGGCGGCTCGTAGGGCCAGTAGCGCCAGGCGTGGCAGTGCGAATCGACGATCATGAGAGGACTCCGCGCCGGTGTCGGTTTCCGGGTGTCCGGTCGAGTGTACCCCGCATCCACAACTCCTTCCCTCAAGGGCAATGGGCTGGACACGTTCGCACACGGCCGTCGTTGCGAGAGTCGGTACTTCATGCAACGCGTGCACGACGCAATGGTCATCAGCTTGCCGCGCACGCGGCCATCGTCGCGGGAACGAGCAGCTTGTGCAATGCGTGCAAGACGCAATTGTCATCCTGAGCGTGGCGAAGGACCTCACCCGCTGACCATCACGTGTCGCGCCAGCGGGTGAGATCCTTCACTTCCCTCGCAAGCTCAGTCCGTTCAGGATGACATGGGAACTCGCATGACGACCTGGAAGCTTGCACAACGACACGGGAACTTGCACGACGACCTGGGAACTTGCACGACGACCTGGGAACTTGCACGCTAGATGCTGACCCGGCTGTCTGTGGCCCGGTTGCAAGCGTGGATGCGTTCGTCAGGTGCTCAGGGGCAGGTCAGGCGAGGTCTCAGTACCGCCAGCAGCTCCTCGCGCGGCAGGCACTGCTTGAACGCGAACGACTCCAGCGCCCGGTCGATCTCCGACTCGGATAGCCCCTCGAAGCGGCGGGCGTAGGCCGGCTGCATCAGGGCGGCGATGTGCCCGGCCAGGGCGGCCTGCCCCAGGTAGCGCTCGGCGCCGGCCGGATCGACGCTCGGATCGTCGATGGCGTTCTCGGCCAGCCGCGCAAGCTCGCGAACGAGATCCTTGGCCGGCGTGGACGGCAGCCACTGCATCCAGAAGTCCACCGCAAGCTGGCGCTTGGCCTCGTGGACCGGCTTCAGCCGCTGCATGTACTCGGAGCGCGGGTCGAGGTGGACCCAGCCCATGACGCCCACGTCCTTGTAGACCCAGGTCGTCCAGTGGATGCCCCGCTCGTTGAAGATGTCGATCTGATCGGCCATCGCCTGCATGCGGTACGGGTTCTCGTCGGGCGGGCCATTGTAGATCGAGCCGAACTCGCCGACCCAGAGCGGGACGTTGTGGCGCTTGCTGAAGACCGTGCCCTCGGCCTCGTCCACCCGCTCGATCTGGTAGGCGCGGTCCCAGTACCCGCCGATCAGCTCGCCAGGGTACGGCCCCGGTCCAAAGCCGGCCCGGGTGTAGTTGTGGCTGCTGTAAACGAGGTTCGGCGCGAACGGCGCTTCGAGGCCGTCGAACAGGCGGCTGTAGTAGTCGCCCTCCAGGAAGATGATGTGGTCCGGATCGATGGCGCGGATCGCGTCGACCACCCGCCGATAGAGCCGGTTGATGTTCGGCCAGTCGGGCGTGTAATCGTCGCTCAGGCGGCCGTCCGAGACGTTGCTGACCGGCTCGTTCATGACGTTGTAGCCGGCCACGTACTCCTCGTCGCGGTAGCGCCGCGCGAACTGCTCCCAGAGCGCCACCCACCGATCCTGAAAGTGTGGATGCTGCCAGAACAGCGAGTGGCGGTTGGCGTTGTCGCTGTGCCAGTCGGTGTTCTGCCACCCCTGGACGGCGTGCAGATCGAGGATGACGTACAGCCCGTACTTCGCGCACCAGCGGATCGCCCGATCCAGCCGCTTGAAGCCGTCCTCGACGTACTGGAACGGTGCGCGGTCCTGCTCGAAGTGGCGGTAGTTGAGCGGCAGCCGCACCACCGTCGCGCCGCACTGCTTCATGAAGACGACATCGTCCTCGGTGAAGAAGTGATCCAGCAGCCGCTCGAAGAAGAATTCGGCCTTGGCCGTGCCGAGCATGCTGGTGATGGCCGACCGCAGCCCGTGCTCCGAGCCTGGGTAGCCGTTGATGAAGTCTTCCATGTTCATCCAGCCGCCGACGCACGTCCCTCGGAGCGCGATCGGCGCGCCGCTGCTCTCGACGATCTGACCACCGGTCACGCGTAGCATGGATCCTCCCTGTGACGCATGGATCCTCCCTGTCAGGCCGGCTGCTCGTCCACCACGAGCCGCTGGTAGAAATGCCGGTGTCGCTTCTGCGCCCGCATCAGCAGGTCGTGCGACTCAGGATCCGGCTGGTAAGTGCCCTCAAGCGTGGTGGGCCACGTCTCGACGTTGTCGATGGCGCCCAGCCGCTCAAGCGCCAGCAGCGCCGCCCCGCGACTCGACGCCTCGCGCTCGCCGGAGGCCACCAGCGGCCGGCCGATGGCGTCGGCCACGATCTGCGCCCAGGCGGGAGACTTCTGGAGCGCGCCGCCCGTGGCAATCGCCTGCTGTGGGGCCGGCAGCTCGCTGGTGACGATGCCGTACATCAGGGCGAAGCGCAGCGCCACACTCTCCAGGCCCGCTCGCAGGATCTCGATGGGCTTCGTGGCCTGGGTCAGCCCGAGGATCGCGGCGCGGGCGTGGGCGGCGTAGCCCGGGCCGCGCTCTCCCGCGATGAATGGCAGGACCGTCAGGCCGTGGCCATCGGCGGCCATCTGCGAAAGCTGCTGCTCGGTCTCTTTGCCGGACGGCAATTGCAGCGTCTCGCTGAGCCAGGCGAACAGGTTGCCGCCGTTCGAGTCGGCGCAGCCCAGCACGAAGCGGTGCTCGTCCACGCGGTAGCACCACGCGCCCCAGGGGATCGGGGTGCGCTCGCCGCGCCACGCCACCCGCAGGGAGGCCGAGGTGCCGACCATCAGGGCCATCCGCTCCTGGGTCACGCAGCCGCTGCCGACGTTGCTGACCGCGCCGTCGCCGACGGCTGGCAGCCACTGGGATTCCGCCAGGGCCGGCCACCGCCGGGCGTACTCGTCGCGCAGGCTGCCAACGGCCACGCCCTGGCCGGTCAGCGGCAGCAGCCGGCCGGGGTCCAGCCCGATGGCGTCCAGCATCTCGTCATCCCACTTCTGGGCGTTCTGGTCGAGCAGGCCGGTGCCGGAGGCCATCGAGACGCCGCAGACCGAGCGATCCAGCAGCCGCAGATGCAGGTACTCCCCGAACGAGACCCAGCGCCGGGTGGTCTTCCAGGCATCGGGCATCGTCTGCTGGAGCCAGAGCATCTTGGCCGGCCAGTAGCTCCAGTGGAGGAGGCAGCCGGTCCGGGCGTGGACCGCCCGCTCGTCCAGGCGTGACCGTAGTTGCAGCATCTGCTGGCGGGCGCGAGAGTCGGCCCAGAGCAGCAGCGGGGTGGTCGGGCGGTGCTGCGCATCGACGCCCAGGAAACTGTGCCAGAACGTGGAGATCGCCACGGCGTCGATCCGAAACGTCCCGCCGTGAACGGTCGCCAGCACGGCCAGGGTCTTGTCGATCAGGCCGAGCGTCGTGTCCAACACCCGATCGGCGTCGAGCGTGGCGGCCCCGGCCGCGGTCGCCTGGAGCGGCGTCTCGGCGGACATGCCGGTCCCGCGCACGTCGCGCCCGCGCCGGTCGTAGATCTCGGTGCGGACGGAGGTGGTGCCCACGTCGATGGCGAGAACCAGGGGCGGCTCTACGTTCTTGAGCGTGACAGACGGCATCGTCGGTGTCCTTCGAGTCGGCAGTAGGCGGGGCGAGTGAGGCAGGGGATTGGGGGCGCGGCGTCAGACGCCGGTATCAGCGGCGGCGCGGCTGGGCCGTCGGGGTTGGCCGCTGGCGGGCAGGCTCCTGGAGCCCCTTGCGTGGGCCGCTGTTCGACGAGAACTTCGTGGAGTATTCCAGGCGAGGGCGGTCGTCGGTGATGATCTGGCCGGGGCCGACGCGCGCTTCAAGGGTGGCGCGGTCTGCGACGTACATCTTGCGGACGTCGTCGCCGGAGCGGATGTTCACCTGTGACAGCGCGGCCCGGGCGATGGGCTGCTGAAACAGGCGATCCACCCAGGGCAGTGCCGGGTCCAACGGCTGGTCCGACCCGACCAGCAGGCTCCCGTCGAACCAGAGGCTGACGTGCGGGAACGCCTGCAGGAACGTGCGGATCATCAGGTTGTGATCCTCGTCGGGCAGATCGCGGTTGACCCACTGCAGCATCAGGCCGCCGGGGTTCAGCGAGCGGCGCGCCAGCCGGTAGTACTCGATGGAGTAGAGGTTCGTGCTGCCGGCGTGGGTCGGCCAGATCGCATCGGCGGTGATCACGTCGTAGGTGTGGCCGCCGACCAGCAGGTGGTTGCGGCCATCGTCCACCAGCATCGTGACGTTCGGGCGCTCGGTGACGGCGTAGTTCACGTCGCGGAACCAGTCCGCGCCCCGCACCACGCTCTGCGACAGCTCGACCACGGTGATCTGTGCGCCGTCGTAGCGGGTGGTGGCCCCGGCCGTCGCGCCGCCGCCCAGGCCGACCACCAGGACCTGCTTCGGCTGCGGGTGGAGCAGCATCGGCAGGTGCCCGAGCATCCGGTGGAAGAAGACCATCCAGTCGGCGTCGTTCGCCTGGTGATGGTGGTTCATGTACATCGCCAGGTGCTCGTCGCGGTCACGGGTGATGGTGACGGTCGTCTCCAGGCCCTCTTCCGACCAGAGGATCCGCTCGCCGGGGAAGCGGGCGGCCAGCAGGTCGGCGTAGGCGCGCGGCGCGGCGGCTCCCAGTACCCCGACCACCAGCAGGCCCACCAGCGCCGCCGACAGGCGCGTGCGCGTCGGGGTCCAGGAGTCGGCGGCGAGCGTCAGGACGGCCGCCAGCACGTTGAGGCCGGCCAGCAGCGTCAGGGTGAGGTTGCTGCCGAGCGTGGGCACGAGCAGGAAGCCGGCTGAGAGCGCCCCGAAGATCGCGCCGAACACGTTGGCGGCGTACAGCGAGCCGAGCCGCTTCCCGACGCTCTCGCCGCCGGCCGTGAAGAGGGTCACCGCCAGCGGAAAGCTCATGCCCAGGAAGAGGGCCGGCGGGAACATGGCGGTGAACGCCAGCACGCCCATCGCGAAGATCGACGGCCCCTCCTCGGTCGCAAACCCGAGGGCCACGAGCAGCGGCTCCATGCGAGCCAACGCCTGGAGCGCCAGCAGCGAGCTGACAGCTACCAGTGCCTGGAGCGCCACCAGGGCCAGCGGTCCGTTCTTCGCACGTCGGAGGAACGGGCTGACAGCCGCGCTCCCGAGGGTGATCCCGAGCAGGAACGCCGCCAGCATCACCGTGAAGGCGTAGGTGGTGGTCTCCAGGAACAGCACCAGCAGGCGGGTCCAGACGACCTCGTAGGCCAGCGAGCAGAACCCGGAGACTCCCAGGAGGAACGGCAACAGGCGAAGCAGCGTCGGCGGGCAGCGTACGTCGGCTGTCGCGGCGGCGTGCGGCGCGTCGGCGGCCTGGGCGGGCTGGGCCGCCTGCCGGCTCACCAGCACCGAGAGCAGCCCAGCGACGACGTTCAGGGCGGCGGCGGTCCCAATCGAGCCGCGCACACCCAGCTCGCCGATCAAGAGGAAGCCGGCTGCCAGCGTGCCGACGACGGCTCCGAACGTGTTGATGGCGTAGAGCAGGCCGATGGCCCGGCCGCCGTCGTCGCGCGATCCGAGCGCGGCCTTGACCACCAGCGGGAAGCTTGCGCCCATCAGGGCGGTTGGCGCCAGCAGGACGGCGAACGCGATGGCGAACCGCAGCACCGGGGCCAGGGCGCTCCCACCGACGGTCCGGTACAGCGGCCCGTAGACCTCTTGCAGGCTGGCGAACGCGATGGGTGTCAGCAGGCCGGTCACGCCGATCAGGATCTCGACGACGCCGTACCAGAGCAGCGGCGAGCGCACCCGGTCCGCCACGCGTCCGGCCACGTACCCGCCGAGCGCCAGCCCGGCCATGAACGCCGCCAGCACCGTGGCCGTCGCGTAGGCGCTGACGCCGAACACCAGCGCCAACTGTCGCTGCCAGAGCACCTGGTAGATCAGGCCGCTGGCGCCGGAGAGCAGGAAGACCAGCAGGAGCAGGCCGAACGCGCCCGAGGTCAGACTGATGGCGGGCAGGACGCGGGCAGGAGCCAGCGGCGCGCGGGCCTCGGCCTCCGAAAGCGATGACGACATCGGCTAGTGGGTGGCCCCGCCGACGTGGCACGTGTAGACGACGGCCGGCGGCAAGTTCAGTAGCACCGAGCGGTAGTGGACGTTGCCGAACGCGTCCAGCAGGAACGGCCGGAGCATCTTCGAGTACTGGTAGCCAACCATCAGGCCGTGGTCGCCAAGGCTGCGCCGGGCCGCGTCGAGGATCGAGCGGATGAGCGGGGGCGGCAGCAGCGAGTAGGGGATCCCCGATATAACGGCGTCGACGCGCGGCCAGCCGGCCTCCCGGGTGAGCACGTCGATCTGCTCCGCCGAGGCTTCCAGGACCGTCAGCCGTGGGTCAGGGTACTCGCGGCGCAGGTGTTCCACGAACGTCGGGTTGGTGTCGATGGCCAGGAGTTTGCCTTCGGGGTGCAGCGCCTCGAGGATCGGCCTCGTGAACACCCCGGTGCCCGGACCAAGCTCGGCGACAAAGCGTGCGCGCTCGAAATCGATCTGGCCAAGCAGCTCGCGCGTCAGAAAGCGCGAGCTCGGCGTGATCGAGCCCATCTCGCGCGGGTTCCGCATCCACTGCTTGAGGAACTGAAGACGGGACTGCACGGCCGGACTCCGTTCGGGGCGTTCAAAGGGGAGCGGGCCTGCCCGGGGCAGGAGCGCGCTCCCCGCGCGGAACGGCGGCAGTATATCAGTCCATCGGGCCGAATCTGTGAGCGCGGGGCTATCCCCAGGGGGTCTGGCTTCGCAGAATCAGATCGGCGACCCCTGTTGCCAGCGGCGCGCCGACCGCGACGACGGCCATGATCGCGCAGCGACGCTGGGATGGCGCGAGCAATGCCGCCGCAACCGTCTCCGCAAGCCGCTCGCCGGCCAGCCAGCAGAGCGCGCCGGCGCCCGCTCCGAGGATCGGCCCGAGCACCGATCCGAGCACCGGGCCGGGCGACGGCCAGATCAACTGGCAGCACAGCCCGAAGACGGCCCCGGCCAGTCCTGCCGCGACATCGCGCCGAGCCGAGACCCGCCCGACCCCGAGCCACGCCGCCACGGCCGGCAGGAGCGGGATCGGCGCCCAGCAGACGTAGTGCGTCAGCGGGATGCCCAGGCGGGTGGCCGTGCCGCAGTCGCGCAGGGCCGAGGTCACGGTCCAGAAGGCTGCCAGCAGCAGCAAGAACCGGGCGCGCGAATCGAGCGCCCGCAAGACGCCCACGATCAGGCCGGCCCACAGACTCCCCAGCACGACGAACAGGGCGTTGGTACGCACGAGCTGCCAGTCCAGGTAGATGCGAACGGTGTGCTGGTACTCGGCCTGGGCCTGGAGCACCGGGGTGGCCGCGATCAGCCGCACCTTGTCAACGGAGTGGTTGTTCAGGAAGGGCCCGAGCATCGGGCCAGCGGAGAACCCCAGCAGCACCAGCGCCAGAAACGCCCGGGTCCACCAGCGGACAGGCCGCTCCTTCCCGAGCGCCAGCCGCGCCGACACGAACCCGAACGCCGCCAAGGCCCAGCCCCAGCCGATCATCGCATGCGGGGTTGACCAGCGGGTCTCGTCCAGGCCGAACGCGGTATGCCAGACGGCGTCGAGCGCGGCCCCGAGCGCCAGCACCAGCAGGCCGGCCGCGACGAGCAGCAGCGGTCCGGGAATCCGGATGGGCAAGAGCGGCACGCGCCACGCCTCCCCGAACGGGCGGCGCAGCCGGCGCACCGTCAGCAGAGCCAGCACCAGGCCGCAGGTCAGGCCGGTCGTCGCGTAGACGAGCAGGTGGGGCGCCGAGAACGGCGTCTCGAACCGATTCCGGATGTGCCAGGAGGCATCCCAGGGCAGCCCGACGCTCACCGAGACCATCATGGTCCAGAACGCCAGCCACATCACGACGGCGGCGTCTCGTGCCTCGGAGATGCCACCCGCGGACCGGCGTGGCGTCGGCTCAATCGTCGCGGTTGCCATCGACTCCTGCCGCATCGGTCAGCACACGGTTGCGATCGTCAGCCCGGGCGTCCGCCCGCCGGGACACATCCCGACTGGCGGCTGGGAAGACCTTGCGATGTTGAACGCCGACATCGTAGCGGTTCTTGCCACTACGTGAAAATACGACAGACATCTCGGTCAGAGAGCTGTGTCGGCACTGCGACACTGCTGTCTCAAAGCTCTGCCGCTGCGCCCGTCCTGCCAGGGAGTCTCAGGCGAGCGGCCACGCCTCAGGCCGCCGCGAGGCGCTGCGACCGGGCTGATGCGCCCGACGCCCGCGCGCTCGCCGCCGTACCCGATGAGAGTGATGAGAGTATCGCGGTGCAGGGTGCGTTTCTACCGTGCGAACT
The Chloroflexota bacterium DNA segment above includes these coding regions:
- a CDS encoding amidohydrolase yields the protein MIVDSHCHAWRYWPYEPPVPDPESRGTIEQLLWEMDRNGVDKAVVICARIEHNPDNNDYIAYQARRFPDRLYQFADVDCRWWETYHQPGAADRLRQAVHRYGLRGFTHYFDPQDDGSWYLSDEGLAFLQAAVDLNQIASFAMPARLQPVLRQLAERFPSLHFLCHHMAGARLAEGPDGGQGLREIVKSAALPNIHVKLSGFHYLNPVGWDFPHAACRPVVKALYEHFGPERLHWGSDYPVLRKAMTYQQALEAVRTHCDFIASADLRRILGDSLYDLLERHGSASG
- a CDS encoding gluconokinase, whose protein sequence is MPSVTLKNVEPPLVLAIDVGTTSVRTEIYDRRGRDVRGTGMSAETPLQATAAGAATLDADRVLDTTLGLIDKTLAVLATVHGGTFRIDAVAISTFWHSFLGVDAQHRPTTPLLLWADSRARQQMLQLRSRLDERAVHARTGCLLHWSYWPAKMLWLQQTMPDAWKTTRRWVSFGEYLHLRLLDRSVCGVSMASGTGLLDQNAQKWDDEMLDAIGLDPGRLLPLTGQGVAVGSLRDEYARRWPALAESQWLPAVGDGAVSNVGSGCVTQERMALMVGTSASLRVAWRGERTPIPWGAWCYRVDEHRFVLGCADSNGGNLFAWLSETLQLPSGKETEQQLSQMAADGHGLTVLPFIAGERGPGYAAHARAAILGLTQATKPIEILRAGLESVALRFALMYGIVTSELPAPQQAIATGGALQKSPAWAQIVADAIGRPLVASGEREASSRGAALLALERLGAIDNVETWPTTLEGTYQPDPESHDLLMRAQKRHRHFYQRLVVDEQPA
- a CDS encoding fused MFS/spermidine synthase, which gives rise to MSSSLSEAEARAPLAPARVLPAISLTSGAFGLLLLVFLLSGASGLIYQVLWQRQLALVFGVSAYATATVLAAFMAGLALGGYVAGRVADRVRSPLLWYGVVEILIGVTGLLTPIAFASLQEVYGPLYRTVGGSALAPVLRFAIAFAVLLAPTALMGASFPLVVKAALGSRDDGGRAIGLLYAINTFGAVVGTLAAGFLLIGELGVRGSIGTAAALNVVAGLLSVLVSRQAAQPAQAADAPHAAATADVRCPPTLLRLLPFLLGVSGFCSLAYEVVWTRLLVLFLETTTYAFTVMLAAFLLGITLGSAAVSPFLRRAKNGPLALVALQALVAVSSLLALQALARMEPLLVALGFATEEGPSIFAMGVLAFTAMFPPALFLGMSFPLAVTLFTAGGESVGKRLGSLYAANVFGAIFGALSAGFLLVPTLGSNLTLTLLAGLNVLAAVLTLAADSWTPTRTRLSAALVGLLVVGVLGAAAPRAYADLLAARFPGERILWSEEGLETTVTITRDRDEHLAMYMNHHHQANDADWMVFFHRMLGHLPMLLHPQPKQVLVVGLGGGATAGATTRYDGAQITVVELSQSVVRGADWFRDVNYAVTERPNVTMLVDDGRNHLLVGGHTYDVITADAIWPTHAGSTNLYSIEYYRLARRSLNPGGLMLQWVNRDLPDEDHNLMIRTFLQAFPHVSLWFDGSLLVGSDQPLDPALPWVDRLFQQPIARAALSQVNIRSGDDVRKMYVADRATLEARVGPGQIITDDRPRLEYSTKFSSNSGPRKGLQEPARQRPTPTAQPRRR
- a CDS encoding glycoside hydrolase family 5 protein translates to MLRVTGGQIVESSGAPIALRGTCVGGWMNMEDFINGYPGSEHGLRSAITSMLGTAKAEFFFERLLDHFFTEDDVVFMKQCGATVVRLPLNYRHFEQDRAPFQYVEDGFKRLDRAIRWCAKYGLYVILDLHAVQGWQNTDWHSDNANRHSLFWQHPHFQDRWVALWEQFARRYRDEEYVAGYNVMNEPVSNVSDGRLSDDYTPDWPNINRLYRRVVDAIRAIDPDHIIFLEGDYYSRLFDGLEAPFAPNLVYSSHNYTRAGFGPGPYPGELIGGYWDRAYQIERVDEAEGTVFSKRHNVPLWVGEFGSIYNGPPDENPYRMQAMADQIDIFNERGIHWTTWVYKDVGVMGWVHLDPRSEYMQRLKPVHEAKRQLAVDFWMQWLPSTPAKDLVRELARLAENAIDDPSVDPAGAERYLGQAALAGHIAALMQPAYARRFEGLSESEIDRALESFAFKQCLPREELLAVLRPRLTCP
- the iolD gene encoding 3D-(3,5/4)-trihydroxycyclohexane-1,2-dione acylhydrolase (decyclizing), with the translated sequence MAQALIRYLQQQYVERDGVEQQFFAGCFGIFGHGIVAGIGQALQQSPSFRYYQTRNEQAMVHTAAAFAKTRNRLQTLVCTSSVGPGATNMVTGAATATINRLPVLLLPGDIFARRNVGPVLQQLEFEASQDVSVNDAFRPVSRYWDRINRPDQLLTALPAAMRALTSPAETGAVTLALPQDVQTEAWDYPTELLGKRVWRIGRNRPDRSALERAAAWIRAARRPMIVAGGGVIYSEATDALRQFVEATGIPVGETMAGKGGLRFDHPLCLGAIGATGTLAANRIAADADLVIGIGTRYSDFTTASKTGFQNPDVRFININVAEFDAAKHGALMLVGDARATLDELGALLDGHGVEPAFRRRAEALHGEWEAEVERIYGIRHQPLPSQGELIGAVNEHGDHDAIMVCAAGSLPGDLHKLWRTRHPKQYHLEYGYSCMGYEIAGGLGIKMAAPDREVYVMVGDGSYLMLSSEIVTSVQEGMKLTIVLLDNDGYKSIGALSRSLGQSGFGTRYAFPHEGSLPGDELADHVQRLPVDLAANAESLGAQVIRCYTYDEVVTALQTAKTNTRTTVIYIRNDRLEGVPGYDSWWDVPVAEVSAMPEVQQKRREWEPMRAKERLFLGTE
- a CDS encoding methyltransferase domain-containing protein, with amino-acid sequence MQSRLQFLKQWMRNPREMGSITPSSRFLTRELLGQIDFERARFVAELGPGTGVFTRPILEALHPEGKLLAIDTNPTFVEHLRREYPDPRLTVLEASAEQIDVLTREAGWPRVDAVISGIPYSLLPPPLIRSILDAARRSLGDHGLMVGYQYSKMLRPFLLDAFGNVHYRSVLLNLPPAVVYTCHVGGATH